Proteins encoded by one window of Erythrobacter sp.:
- a CDS encoding ABC transporter substrate-binding protein, whose amino-acid sequence MKLAPALLLVLGGCAQTLPPPPLLPEQPTIVSLNPCADAILAEIAAPGQVLALSHYSHDPRASSLPQEVAQRYATTGGTAEEVLALAADVVVADTFLAASTKRALEDAGIRVAQIGITASLEDSLAQIRQLGEVTGQSAHAEALAEEIAAAWDAARAAGPQVDTLLWQSGGIVPGEGSLAFALLEQTGFASHSAARGLGQGAYLPLEQVLAEPPQLVIAAGDEPMLHHPVFAQVAGVQHATLDPALLYCGGPTIPRALARLGEIRRDFTSPLPLAGGAGGGPEAGPESHNRPTPNPSRKREGNL is encoded by the coding sequence ATGAAGCTGGCTCCTGCCCTGTTGCTGGTGCTGGGGGGATGCGCGCAGACACTTCCCCCGCCGCCGCTCCTGCCGGAACAGCCCACCATCGTGAGCCTGAACCCCTGTGCCGATGCGATCCTCGCCGAAATTGCAGCGCCGGGGCAGGTGCTGGCGCTGTCGCACTACAGCCACGATCCGAGGGCCAGTTCGCTGCCGCAGGAGGTGGCGCAGCGCTATGCGACTACGGGCGGGACGGCGGAGGAAGTGCTGGCGCTGGCTGCCGATGTGGTGGTGGCGGATACCTTCCTTGCCGCTTCGACCAAACGGGCGCTGGAGGACGCCGGCATCCGGGTGGCGCAGATCGGGATAACCGCTTCGCTGGAGGATAGCCTCGCGCAGATCCGCCAGCTCGGCGAAGTGACCGGGCAGTCCGCGCATGCGGAGGCGCTGGCGGAGGAAATCGCCGCCGCATGGGACGCCGCGCGCGCGGCAGGTCCACAAGTCGATACGCTACTCTGGCAGTCCGGCGGGATCGTGCCGGGCGAGGGCTCGCTGGCTTTCGCGCTGCTTGAACAGACAGGCTTTGCCAGCCACTCGGCCGCGCGCGGGCTGGGGCAGGGGGCTTACCTGCCGCTCGAGCAGGTGCTCGCCGAGCCGCCGCAACTGGTGATCGCGGCGGGGGACGAGCCGATGCTGCATCATCCGGTGTTCGCGCAGGTTGCCGGGGTGCAGCACGCCACACTCGATCCGGCGCTGCTCTATTGCGGCGGGCCGACGATCCCGCGCGCGCTGGCAAGGTTGGGGGAGATACGCCGAGACTTCACTTCTCCCCTCCCGCTTGCGGGAGGGGCTGGGGGTGGGCCTGAAGCAGGGCCAGAATCGCACAACAGGCCCACCCCTAACCCCTCCCGCAAGCGGGAGGGGAACCTCTAA
- a CDS encoding iron ABC transporter permease encodes MVRPIPLFAALLTLAIPLSLLAGRVWLDPSGETANTTLILAELRLPRALLAIILGAGLGAAGAAMQGYLRNPLADPGLFGIAPSAALGAVMAIHLGMAGTLLLPGFALAGAGGAMALLGLIAGRTASPANGIALFTLAGMMIASLAGALTALAISLAPNAFAMSSIVTWLMGALTDRSWDDVWLAAPLTLAGILVLWRAGRALDALTLGEAAARSLGVDPRRLMAIMVLGTGLTVGTGVAVAGIIGFVGLIVPHLVRPLTDRRPSSLIVPSALAGALLLLVADVVCRILPLVTELRLGIALSLIGAPFFLWLLLRMRRGLA; translated from the coding sequence ATGGTTCGCCCGATCCCCCTCTTCGCCGCGCTTCTAACGCTGGCAATCCCGCTATCGCTGCTCGCGGGGCGGGTGTGGCTCGATCCTTCGGGCGAAACGGCCAACACAACGTTGATCCTTGCCGAACTGCGCCTGCCGCGCGCACTGCTCGCCATTATCCTCGGAGCGGGGCTGGGTGCTGCGGGCGCTGCCATGCAGGGTTACCTACGCAATCCGCTCGCCGATCCCGGACTGTTCGGCATTGCCCCCAGCGCTGCACTCGGCGCGGTGATGGCGATACATCTCGGCATGGCGGGCACGCTGCTGCTGCCCGGCTTCGCGCTGGCGGGAGCGGGCGGGGCGATGGCGCTGCTGGGACTGATCGCCGGGCGCACCGCCAGCCCCGCAAACGGCATTGCGCTGTTCACGCTGGCGGGGATGATGATCGCGAGCCTCGCAGGCGCGCTGACCGCGCTGGCCATCAGCCTCGCCCCCAATGCCTTCGCCATGAGCAGCATCGTCACCTGGCTGATGGGCGCGCTGACCGATCGCAGCTGGGACGACGTCTGGCTCGCCGCGCCGCTCACGTTGGCGGGCATTCTGGTGCTGTGGCGCGCGGGCCGTGCGCTCGATGCGCTGACTCTGGGCGAGGCGGCCGCGCGCTCGCTCGGCGTCGATCCGCGGCGGTTGATGGCGATAATGGTGCTTGGCACCGGGCTGACCGTGGGCACCGGCGTGGCGGTGGCGGGGATCATCGGCTTTGTCGGGCTGATCGTGCCGCACCTCGTGCGCCCGCTGACCGACAGACGCCCGTCGAGCCTGATCGTGCCCAGCGCGCTGGCGGGAGCGCTGCTGCTGCTGGTGGCCGACGTAGTGTGCCGCATTCTGCCGCTGGTGACGGAACTGCGGCTGGGCATCGCGCTCAGCCTGATCGGTGCGCCGTTCTTCCTGTGGCTGCTGCTGCGGATGCGGAGAGGGCTGGCGTGA
- a CDS encoding ABC transporter ATP-binding protein, whose protein sequence is MILACENLSVLRGDKRVLDSVSAGLMPGDITAICGPNGAGKSTLLAALANLVPPEAGTVTLSDKPLPAMHPLTRARNIGYLPQAAEIAWDVSVANLVALGRLPHRDRGEGEITQALHACDLEGFRDRPTSTLSGGEKARALLARVLAGTPQWLLADEPLAALDIAHQLAMLRVLRDEAESGCGVVLVLHDLALAMNHADRVLVLEQGRLVADGTSPEALSEEVIARVWGVEARWIGAAGSRALAY, encoded by the coding sequence GTGATTCTCGCCTGCGAAAACCTGTCGGTGCTGCGCGGCGACAAGCGGGTGCTCGACTCCGTCAGCGCCGGTCTGATGCCCGGTGACATCACCGCCATCTGCGGCCCCAACGGCGCGGGAAAATCGACCTTGCTGGCGGCGCTGGCCAACCTCGTCCCGCCCGAAGCAGGCACGGTGACGCTGAGCGACAAGCCGCTCCCGGCGATGCATCCGCTCACCCGCGCGCGCAACATCGGCTACCTGCCGCAAGCGGCGGAAATCGCGTGGGACGTGTCGGTCGCCAACCTCGTCGCGCTGGGCCGCCTGCCGCACCGCGACAGGGGTGAGGGGGAGATTACGCAGGCCCTCCACGCTTGCGATCTGGAGGGATTCCGCGACCGCCCCACCTCGACGCTGAGTGGCGGCGAGAAGGCCCGCGCCCTGCTGGCGCGGGTGCTGGCAGGAACGCCGCAATGGCTGCTCGCCGATGAGCCGCTGGCGGCGCTCGACATCGCGCATCAGCTGGCGATGCTGCGGGTACTGCGCGATGAAGCCGAGTCAGGCTGCGGGGTTGTGCTCGTGCTGCACGATCTGGCGCTGGCGATGAACCACGCGGACCGGGTGCTGGTTCTGGAACAAGGGCGGCTGGTAGCCGACGGCACTTCTCCGGAGGCTTTGTCCGAGGAAGTGATCGCGCGGGTGTGGGGCGTTGAGGCGCGCTGGATCGGTGCAGCAGGTTCGCGCGCTCTGGCTTACTGA
- a CDS encoding M3 family metallopeptidase has translation MKSRLLATTMIAALASACTTTPETDVASIPQAVEYNPEIPQATSVFAELSPLYMHAPQFDQVTDAQWQGIIEEAIAIQIAEIEAIAENPNPPTFANTLVEMEKSGQVFSRAYGAFSQVVSANINDTIAATDEALAPQIAGMSDSIYLNPALFARVQAIYDNRAAMAMTAEDAMLLETTYDRFVHRGAQLGAAEQAELRQINERLSSLSSQISQLITQGQNDASIVVDTREELAGLSEGQIASAAALASENGHPGKFMLTVSNTTGVPQLAQLHNRDVRERLHRASVDRNQTGENSTLPLVRETIALRNRRAALFGEATHANWQMYDRMVSDPAQAIGFMADMVPALRATQEREAALLQARAEQDGHDFTLAAWDWPYYAEIVRQERYALNNEEIKQYFVVDRVLEDGVFYMAGELYGLTFEQRSDIPTYHPDVSVYTVFHDGEPIALFYFDPMQRESKRGGAWMSNFIEQSHLLGLRPVVTNTQNIAPPAPGEPALATWDDVETMFHEFGHALHGIFADQQYPSLSGTNTARDWVEFPSQFHENFAALPEVLQRYARHHETGEVIPMELVEAINRAGQFNQGHGFGEVIAASLLDMEWHSLDPSEPAPADVMAFEEAALERIGLRSDLVPPRYRTPYFRHIFEHGYDAGYYAYTWTEMLHHDAYSYVEANGGMTREMGDRIVDTFLGQGHSKTYEQMFRDFTGRDPRVEPLLEARGLIPGDTEPAGAEGVL, from the coding sequence ATGAAATCGCGCCTGCTCGCCACCACTATGATCGCTGCCCTGGCATCCGCCTGCACCACCACTCCGGAGACCGATGTGGCATCCATCCCGCAAGCCGTCGAATACAATCCGGAAATCCCGCAGGCGACCAGCGTATTCGCCGAACTGTCCCCGCTCTATATGCACGCGCCGCAGTTTGACCAGGTTACCGACGCGCAATGGCAGGGCATCATCGAGGAAGCGATCGCCATCCAGATCGCCGAAATCGAAGCCATCGCCGAGAATCCCAATCCGCCCACTTTTGCCAACACGCTGGTCGAGATGGAGAAGTCCGGCCAGGTCTTCTCGCGCGCCTATGGTGCCTTCAGCCAGGTCGTCTCGGCCAATATCAACGATACCATCGCCGCCACTGATGAAGCGCTGGCGCCGCAAATTGCGGGCATGAGCGACAGCATCTACCTGAACCCGGCGCTGTTTGCGCGGGTGCAGGCGATTTACGACAATCGCGCTGCCATGGCGATGACGGCGGAAGACGCGATGCTGCTGGAAACCACCTATGATCGCTTCGTGCATCGCGGTGCGCAGCTGGGCGCGGCGGAACAAGCCGAACTGCGGCAGATCAACGAGCGGCTGTCCTCGCTGTCCTCGCAGATTTCGCAGCTGATCACGCAGGGGCAGAACGACGCCTCCATCGTGGTGGACACGCGCGAGGAACTGGCGGGCCTCTCCGAAGGGCAGATTGCTTCAGCCGCCGCGCTGGCCAGCGAAAACGGCCATCCAGGCAAGTTCATGCTCACCGTCAGCAACACCACCGGCGTGCCGCAACTGGCGCAACTGCACAATCGCGATGTGCGTGAACGGCTGCACCGCGCCAGCGTGGATCGCAACCAGACGGGCGAGAATTCCACCCTGCCGCTGGTGCGCGAGACGATTGCCCTGCGCAACCGCCGCGCGGCGCTGTTCGGTGAAGCGACCCATGCAAACTGGCAGATGTACGACCGCATGGTTTCCGATCCGGCGCAGGCCATCGGCTTCATGGCCGACATGGTCCCCGCACTGCGCGCTACGCAGGAGCGCGAGGCCGCACTGTTGCAGGCGCGCGCCGAGCAGGACGGGCATGACTTCACCCTGGCCGCGTGGGACTGGCCTTATTATGCCGAGATCGTCCGGCAGGAACGCTACGCGCTGAACAACGAGGAGATTAAACAATACTTCGTGGTGGACCGGGTGTTGGAAGACGGCGTGTTCTACATGGCCGGGGAGCTTTACGGGCTGACCTTCGAACAGCGCAGCGACATTCCCACCTATCACCCCGATGTCAGCGTCTACACCGTGTTCCACGATGGTGAACCGATTGCGCTGTTCTACTTCGATCCGATGCAGCGCGAGAGCAAGCGCGGCGGGGCGTGGATGAGCAATTTCATCGAGCAGAGCCACCTGCTCGGCCTGCGCCCGGTGGTCACCAACACCCAGAACATTGCCCCGCCCGCGCCGGGTGAACCCGCGCTGGCGACCTGGGACGATGTTGAAACGATGTTCCACGAATTCGGCCACGCGCTGCACGGCATCTTCGCTGATCAGCAATATCCGTCGCTGTCGGGCACCAACACGGCGCGCGACTGGGTGGAATTCCCCAGCCAGTTCCACGAAAACTTCGCCGCGCTGCCGGAGGTTTTGCAGCGCTATGCGCGCCATCACGAAACCGGCGAAGTGATCCCGATGGAGCTGGTCGAAGCGATCAACCGCGCGGGCCAGTTCAACCAGGGCCACGGCTTCGGGGAAGTGATCGCCGCGAGCCTGCTCGACATGGAATGGCATTCACTCGATCCCAGCGAGCCTGCACCAGCCGACGTGATGGCTTTCGAGGAAGCCGCGCTGGAGCGGATCGGGCTGCGCTCCGACCTCGTCCCGCCGCGCTATCGCACGCCGTACTTCCGGCACATTTTCGAGCACGGCTACGATGCGGGCTACTACGCCTACACATGGACCGAAATGCTGCACCATGATGCCTACAGCTATGTCGAGGCGAACGGCGGCATGACGCGCGAGATGGGCGACCGGATCGTCGACACCTTCCTCGGCCAGGGCCATTCGAAGACCTACGAACAGATGTTCCGCGACTTCACCGGCCGCGATCCGCGCGTGGAACCGTTGCTCGAAGCACGCGGGCTGATCCCGGGTGACACCGAACCTGCAGGGGCTGAGGGCGTTCTCTAA
- the thpR gene encoding RNA 2',3'-cyclic phosphodiesterase, whose translation MPCHRLFVALPLPEAVRDALLDVQEGISGARWQEADNLHLTLRFVGEVDRHQFDDLATALESVPFRPFTLAISGVGHFERKGHGKAVWAGLTRSSALADLQYSVEMACRRAGVPAETRKFVPHVTLARLNSGSGPIGDWLAAHGDLAAGPWLVEGFSLWESNLTPNGALYSRLLDFPQGAPIDQPL comes from the coding sequence ATGCCTTGCCACCGTCTTTTTGTCGCCCTGCCCCTGCCCGAAGCGGTCCGCGATGCCCTGCTCGATGTGCAGGAGGGCATCTCCGGTGCGCGCTGGCAGGAGGCGGATAACCTGCATCTGACGCTGCGGTTTGTCGGCGAGGTGGATCGGCATCAGTTTGACGATCTGGCCACCGCGTTGGAGTCTGTGCCGTTCCGCCCCTTCACGCTCGCCATCAGCGGGGTCGGGCATTTCGAGCGCAAGGGGCACGGCAAGGCGGTATGGGCGGGCCTAACGCGCTCCAGCGCGCTCGCAGACTTGCAGTACAGCGTGGAAATGGCATGCCGCCGTGCCGGCGTGCCTGCGGAAACGCGCAAGTTTGTGCCCCATGTCACCCTCGCGCGGCTGAATTCGGGGAGCGGGCCGATTGGCGACTGGCTGGCCGCGCATGGCGATCTGGCGGCCGGGCCGTGGCTGGTGGAGGGCTTTTCGCTCTGGGAAAGCAATCTCACGCCGAACGGCGCGCTCTATTCGCGGCTGCTGGACTTCCCGCAGGGCGCGCCAATCGACCAACCGCTTTAA
- a CDS encoding calcium-binding protein — translation MQGGAGDDRYFVYETGDVIIELAGEGIDFVLSALNYTLGADVEDLRLAGAAATVGTGNALANRIFGGSAGATLSGLDGDDTIYGSNASDIIMGGNGADRLLGNSGADTIHGGEGDDVLNGGNSNDTLHGDGGNDLILGGSGNDVLYGGTGNDTLRGEASSDTLYGGAGADILDGDDGLDRLIGGADRDVMTGGLRADVFAFDDGDFAGLAINTADRITDFDRAQGDKIDLSAVDAIFGGEDDGFDYIGSVAFSGTAGELRWAHEGGNTMIYMDVNGDALADYAIRLDGTINLVEASFIL, via the coding sequence ATGCAGGGCGGCGCGGGGGACGATAGATACTTCGTCTATGAAACAGGCGATGTGATCATCGAACTGGCGGGCGAGGGAATCGATTTCGTCCTTTCCGCCTTGAACTATACGCTTGGCGCCGATGTCGAGGATCTGCGGCTGGCGGGAGCTGCCGCCACTGTTGGCACCGGCAATGCATTGGCCAACCGGATCTTCGGCGGCAGTGCCGGTGCAACGCTTTCCGGGCTCGACGGAGACGATACGATCTACGGCAGCAATGCATCCGACATCATCATGGGCGGCAACGGTGCCGACCGGCTGCTCGGCAATTCCGGGGCAGACACCATCCACGGCGGTGAAGGCGACGATGTTCTGAACGGGGGTAACAGTAACGATACGCTCCATGGTGATGGCGGCAATGACCTGATCCTGGGCGGCAGCGGCAACGATGTCCTCTACGGAGGTACCGGCAATGATACGCTCCGCGGCGAAGCCAGCAGCGATACGCTGTATGGTGGGGCCGGAGCTGATATCCTCGACGGCGACGACGGGCTGGACCGGCTGATCGGCGGGGCGGACCGCGATGTGATGACCGGCGGACTGCGCGCAGACGTATTCGCCTTCGATGACGGCGACTTTGCCGGACTGGCCATCAACACCGCCGACCGGATCACCGACTTCGACCGGGCGCAAGGCGACAAGATCGACCTGTCCGCCGTCGATGCCATCTTTGGCGGCGAAGACGATGGCTTCGACTATATCGGCAGCGTTGCCTTCTCCGGCACGGCGGGCGAGCTGCGCTGGGCACACGAGGGTGGCAACACCATGATCTATATGGACGTGAACGGTGACGCGCTGGCTGATTACGCGATCCGGCTGGATGGCACGATCAATCTCGTGGAGGCGAGTTTCATCCTCTGA
- a CDS encoding sulfatase-like hydrolase/transferase — protein MIENAVPLSLIFEYSRRPILLPNVVLVSIDDLFSINAWPELADLVKTPHLDAFAAQSNNFINAFAHVALCNPSRSSILSGRDSWDTGIVDNAVPIFERVAVEDVLFSRLDAGGYDVVMGGKVFHRPYYPEMDQFVSRFLDWSGFSNGTVPGGSNVAGVAYGSSGDLTLADTVLTEQVVGFLQESHTNPFALAAGIYRPHIDWIVPQEFFDLYDPNDITVPYFGDDTAGMADFYYAMTGSAFHGLVLDNDAWVELIHAYLASVSYADSLFGKMIGALDASPYADNTDVVLFSDHGYHLGDRGLWSKFTLWEESGRAPLMIREAGQTEGRVVGTVVSLSDIYPTVLDLAGVEGGFRGSGNTLLPLMEGGDPSQYAGDGAFTWVYGDYSYRTDEFRYIRYADGKEEFYNILADPHQLSNLVDDPDSQVQLDEHRAAVPDLDKLTLFLGSSADDSLTGTAGDDLFILGGGRDTASGGSGNDKYFVQSPAEIIEAEDGGTDTIVSSLAVTVAPANVENIQLIFQIGIPTTLFGNELANAIFTGVGRSTVYAGDGNDSVVSLSGADTLFGGAGDDRMLAGGSNDFLYGGDGDDHLEGERGDDFLSGGTGNDTLIGGLGNDELYGAVGDDLLHGNHGNDFLDGGSGHDLLDGGHGDDRLHGGVGDDLIYGGPGHDYLHGGIDNDTLYGGSHDDTLRGGDGDDNLFGNSGDDNLNGGRGADRLDGGIGNDFLLGWDGNDYLEGGAGRDHLDGGNGSDNIFGGGGNDLIYGGNGHDAVKGGSGDDRIFGDAGRDFLVGEGGNDQIFGGLDDDILRGLTGNDKLWGEQGDDQLFGGEGNDHLDGGSGQDIMRGGIGDDSYVVDDPDDVVIELAKEGVDSVLSTVDYTLGAHIENLRLAGSAAVGTGNALANRIFAGIAGATLSGLDGDDTIYGSNTADSIYGGNGADRLVGNAGEDTIHGGQGDDIINGGSNIDTLHGDGGNDLILGGVGNDVLYGGTGNDTLRGGANMDTLHGEDGADILDGGDGVDLLIGGANRDVMTGGLRADVFAFDDGDFAGLAANTADRIKDFNRLEGDNIDLSAVDAILGGADDAFDYIGSDAFSGTAGELRWEHVGSNTMIFMDVDGDALADYAIRLDGTINLAESAFIL, from the coding sequence ATGATCGAAAATGCTGTTCCCCTATCGCTCATCTTCGAATACTCCCGGAGGCCTATTCTCTTGCCGAATGTCGTACTCGTTTCAATCGACGACTTGTTCTCTATTAACGCCTGGCCCGAACTAGCCGATCTAGTAAAGACGCCACATCTGGACGCCTTCGCAGCTCAGTCGAACAACTTCATCAATGCATTTGCCCATGTGGCACTCTGCAACCCCTCGCGCTCTTCGATTTTGTCTGGACGCGATAGCTGGGATACGGGGATCGTCGACAATGCAGTGCCAATCTTCGAACGCGTAGCAGTCGAAGACGTGCTTTTCTCGCGGCTCGACGCCGGCGGTTATGACGTTGTTATGGGCGGCAAGGTATTTCATCGGCCTTACTACCCGGAAATGGATCAGTTCGTTTCGCGGTTTCTTGACTGGTCGGGATTTTCCAACGGGACTGTTCCGGGCGGAAGTAATGTTGCCGGAGTCGCGTATGGCAGTTCGGGTGATTTAACGCTGGCAGATACCGTCCTGACCGAGCAAGTGGTGGGCTTCCTTCAGGAAAGCCATACAAACCCTTTCGCACTGGCAGCCGGCATCTATCGCCCTCATATCGACTGGATCGTGCCACAGGAGTTTTTCGACCTCTACGATCCGAATGATATTACTGTCCCCTATTTTGGCGACGACACTGCCGGTATGGCGGATTTTTATTATGCTATGACTGGCAGCGCCTTCCACGGGCTCGTGCTTGACAATGATGCCTGGGTGGAACTCATCCACGCCTATCTGGCCTCCGTTTCCTATGCAGATTCGCTATTTGGCAAGATGATCGGGGCCCTCGATGCGTCACCTTATGCCGACAACACGGACGTCGTCCTCTTTTCCGATCACGGGTACCACCTCGGAGATCGCGGACTGTGGAGCAAATTCACACTGTGGGAGGAGTCCGGTCGTGCTCCGCTAATGATCCGCGAAGCTGGTCAAACCGAAGGCAGGGTGGTGGGCACCGTGGTAAGCCTCTCGGACATATATCCGACAGTGCTTGATCTCGCCGGTGTGGAGGGGGGGTTTCGCGGTTCGGGTAATACCTTGCTGCCGCTGATGGAGGGCGGCGATCCATCACAATATGCCGGGGATGGTGCCTTCACCTGGGTCTATGGTGATTACAGCTATCGCACGGATGAGTTCCGCTACATCCGCTATGCCGACGGAAAGGAAGAATTCTACAATATATTGGCAGATCCGCACCAACTTTCCAATCTGGTCGACGATCCGGACTCGCAGGTGCAACTGGACGAACACCGCGCGGCGGTGCCCGATCTGGACAAGCTGACATTGTTTCTTGGCAGTAGCGCAGATGATAGCCTGACCGGCACTGCAGGCGATGACTTGTTCATCCTCGGAGGAGGCCGCGATACGGCAAGTGGTGGCAGCGGAAATGACAAATACTTCGTTCAGTCCCCGGCGGAGATCATCGAGGCAGAAGACGGCGGAACAGACACGATCGTTTCATCACTGGCCGTTACCGTCGCGCCAGCAAATGTCGAAAATATCCAACTGATTTTTCAGATCGGCATTCCTACCACTCTCTTCGGAAATGAACTGGCAAACGCAATCTTCACCGGCGTCGGCCGCAGCACTGTTTACGCTGGCGACGGGAATGATTCGGTCGTTTCATTATCGGGGGCGGATACGCTCTTTGGCGGGGCCGGCGATGACAGGATGCTGGCAGGGGGAAGCAACGACTTTCTCTACGGGGGCGATGGCGACGATCACCTCGAAGGTGAAAGAGGTGACGACTTCCTGAGCGGTGGCACCGGCAATGATACGCTGATCGGCGGCCTTGGGAACGATGAGCTTTATGGCGCAGTCGGCGACGATCTGTTGCATGGCAATCATGGCAACGACTTTCTCGATGGAGGCTCAGGTCACGATCTGCTGGACGGCGGCCATGGCGATGATCGGCTTCATGGGGGTGTCGGCGATGACCTGATCTATGGTGGGCCTGGCCACGATTACCTCCACGGTGGGATCGACAATGATACGCTGTACGGCGGCAGCCATGACGATACATTGCGGGGCGGGGACGGCGACGACAATCTGTTTGGGAATTCCGGCGACGATAATCTGAATGGTGGCCGTGGGGCCGACCGATTGGACGGCGGCATAGGTAACGATTTCCTTCTCGGCTGGGATGGCAATGATTACCTCGAGGGAGGTGCGGGACGCGACCATCTTGATGGCGGGAACGGAAGTGACAACATTTTCGGAGGCGGCGGCAACGATTTAATTTACGGCGGGAATGGCCATGATGCCGTAAAGGGCGGTAGCGGGGATGACCGGATTTTTGGAGACGCCGGACGGGATTTCCTCGTTGGCGAGGGCGGAAACGACCAAATTTTTGGCGGCCTGGACGACGATATACTGCGCGGGCTCACAGGTAATGACAAACTTTGGGGCGAGCAGGGGGACGACCAACTATTCGGCGGCGAAGGAAACGACCATCTGGACGGCGGATCGGGCCAGGACATCATGCGGGGGGGTATCGGGGACGACAGCTACGTCGTTGATGATCCGGACGATGTCGTCATCGAACTGGCCAAGGAAGGAGTCGATTCCGTGCTTTCCACAGTCGATTACACTCTTGGCGCGCACATCGAAAATTTGCGCCTCGCCGGATCAGCCGCTGTCGGAACCGGTAACGCGCTCGCCAACAGGATTTTCGCGGGAATCGCGGGCGCGACGCTCTCCGGGCTTGATGGCGACGATACCATCTATGGCAGCAACACCGCCGATTCGATCTACGGTGGTAACGGAGCGGATCGACTCGTTGGCAATGCTGGCGAAGACACCATCCACGGCGGCCAAGGCGACGACATCATCAATGGCGGCTCCAATATCGATACGCTCCACGGCGATGGCGGCAATGACCTGATACTGGGCGGCGTTGGCAATGATGTCCTCTACGGCGGTACCGGAAACGATACGCTCCGCGGAGGAGCCAATATGGATACGCTGCACGGCGAGGACGGGGCGGACATCCTTGATGGCGGCGACGGGGTGGACCTGCTGATCGGCGGTGCCAATCGCGATGTAATGACCGGTGGGCTGCGGGCAGACGTGTTCGCTTTCGATGACGGCGACTTTGCCGGACTGGCTGCCAACACTGCGGACCGGATCAAAGACTTCAACAGGCTGGAAGGCGACAATATCGATCTCTCTGCCGTCGATGCGATCCTCGGCGGCGCGGACGATGCCTTCGATTACATCGGCAGCGATGCCTTTTCGGGCACCGCAGGGGAGCTGCGCTGGGAGCATGTCGGGAGCAACACGATGATCTTTATGGACGTCGATGGCGATGCTTTGGCCGACTACGCCATCCGCCTTGACGGCACGATCAACCTGGCGGAATCGGCCTTTATTCTATGA